In Hoplias malabaricus isolate fHopMal1 unplaced genomic scaffold, fHopMal1.hap1 scaffold_215, whole genome shotgun sequence, a single genomic region encodes these proteins:
- the ccdc93 gene encoding coiled-coil domain-containing protein 93: MAATSVFQRVRTGSKIGVQYDQEGNIIQVETREDEEQSIKLAEILELLLAAGYFRARIKGLSPFDKVVGGMTWCITTCSFDIDVDLLFQENSTIGQKIALTEKIVSVLPKMKCPHRLEPHQIQGLDFIHIFPVIQWLVKRAIETREEMGDYVRSYSISQFQKTHTFPEDEEFTQRKQKAVKTVVEVSEVYAPQRRYKRQADAGELLDEESRVHSTLLEYGRRYGFSKHSKPDKAEEKKMLLAQGAQSIPPGMVEVSEEEDLQAAEELRIKALMTGMAAMASDEGRLTASTVGQIVGLQSEEIKQIAFEYAEKAERCAEDRPERYGPVQQHRRMVVSLNKQIQQRTKELEEMQAKQQEVRAACEEAKSKLTEATEMSEQLEKELSSLADVEAQADSGLLEKLRALVAMNENLKHQEQEFRTHCREEMARLQQSIEDLKIEFGDEADDQKERSRLIDQQYNTDREKLQKIRLLMARRNREIAILQRKIDEVPSRAELTQYQKRFIELYSQVSATHKETKQFFTLYNTLDDKKVYLEKEVNLLNSIHDNFQQAMASSGAKEQFLRQMEQIVEGIKQNRIKMEKKKQENKMRRDQLNDDYLELLDKQRLYFKTVKDFKEECRKNEMLLSKLRAKGAS; this comes from the exons ATGGCGGCTACCTCTGTGTTTCAGAGAGTGAGAACTGGGTCTAAAATCGGCGTTCAGTACGATCAGGAGGGCAATATCATCCAG GTGGAGACAcgtgaagatgaggagcagagCATCAAGCTTGCTGAAATCCTGGAGCTGCTGCTGGCAGCGGGTTATTTTCGAGCTCGCATTAAAGGTCTCTCTCCATTTGATAAG GTGGTTGGAGGGATGACCTGGTGTATCACAACATGCAGTTTTGACATAGACGTGGATTTGCTTTTCCAAGAAAATTCCACCATTGGTCAGAAGAT agcTTTGACAGAGAAGATAGTTTCTGTGCTGCCAAAAATGAAGTGCCCTCATAGACTCGAGCCCCATCAGATCCAGGGTCTTGACTTCATTCACATCTTCCCTGTCATACAG TGGCTGGTGAAGAGAGCGATAGAGACTCGGGAGGAAATGGGAGATTATGTGCGTTCCTACTCCATCTCTCAgttccagaaaacacacaccttTCCGGAG GATGAGGagttcacacagaggaaacagaaAGCAGTGAAAACAGTAGTGGAAGTGTCT gaagTTTATGCTCCTCAGCGGCGATATAAAAGGCAGGCTGATGCGGGAGAGTTGCTGGATGAGGAGTCCAGGGTTCATTCTACCCTGCTGGAATATGgaag ACGCTATGGATTTAGCAAACACTCTAAACCAGACAAA GCAGAAGAGAAGAAGATGTTATTGGCCCAGGGTGCTCAGAGCATTCCCCCTGGCATGGTTGAAGTGTCAGAAGAGGAGGATCTCCAAGCAGCTGAGGAG CTCAGAATCAAAGCCCTGATGACTGGCATGGCTGCTATGGCATCTGATGAG GGAAGATTAACGGCTAGCACAGTTGGCCAGATTGTGGGCTTGCAGTCTGAAGAAATAAAGCAGATTGCTTTTGAGTACGCTGAGAAG GCAGAGCGCTGTGCAGAGGATCGTCCAGAGAGGTATGGGCCAGTACAGCAGCATCGTCGCATGGTTGTATCACTCAACAAACAGATACAACAGAGGACCAAAGAGCTGGAAGAG ATGCAGGCCAAGCAGCAAGAAGTACGAGCAGCCTGTGAGGAGGCCAAGAGCAAACTAACTGAG GCTACAGAGATGAGTGAGCAGCTAGAGAAGGAACTCAGTTCTCTGGCAGATGTGGAAGCTCAGGCAGACTCTGG TCTGCTGGAGAAACTGCGTGCTCTGGTGGCAATGAACGAGAATCTGAAACATCAGGAGCAGGAGTTCCGCACACATTGCCGA GAGGAGATGGCACGGCTGCAACAAAGTATTGAAGACCTGAAGATAGAGTTTGGCGATGAGGCCGATGATCAGAAG GAGAGGAGTCGACTGATAGATCAGCAGTACAACACAGACCGGGAAAAACTACAGAAGATCCGTCTGCTGATG gcTCGGCGGAACAGGGAGATTGCCATTCTACAGAGAAAGATTGATGAGGTGCCAAGCAGAGCTGAGCTCACACAGTACCAGAAACGCTTCATTGAACTCTACAgccaag TCTCTGCAACACACAAAGAAACCAAACAGTTCTTCACCCTCTACAATACCCTGGATGACAAGAAGGTGTATCTGGAGAAGGAG GTGAATTTGCTGAACTCCATCCACGATAACTTCCAACA GGCCATGGCATCATCAGGAGCTAAAGAGCAGTTCCTCAGACAGATGGAACAAATTGTGGAAGGAATCAAACAGAATCGAATAAAG atggaaaagaaaaaacaagaaaataagaTGAGAAGGGATCAGTTGAATGATGATTATCTGGAACTGCTGGACAAGCAGAGACTCTACTTCAAAACTGTTAAAGACTTCAAAGAG GAATGCCGCAAGAATGAAATGCTGTTGTCTAAACTAAGGGCGAAGGGGGCATCCTAA
- the insig2 gene encoding insulin-induced gene 2 protein, producing MSEATRLSSNGTARQGPYISVITNRTTNLLIRGAMLFGVGVFLALVLNLLQVQRNVTLFPPDVISSIFSSAWWVPPCCGTASALIGLLYPCIDRRLGEPHKLKREWSSVMRCVAVFVGINHASAKVDFANNVQLSLTLAALSVGLWWTFDRSRSGFGLGVAIALLATLATQLLVYNGVFQYTSPDFLYIRSWLPCIFFAGVITMGNIGRQLALYECKLVQEKTHQD from the exons ATGTCCGAGGCTACCAGATTGAGCAGTAATGGGACGGCCAGACAGGGCCCCTACATCAGTGTGATTACAAACCGCACAACTAACCTGCTAATACGAGGGGCCATGCTGTTTGGCGTGGGAGTGTTTCTAGCTTTGGTGCTTAACCTGCTGCAGGTACAGCGTAATGTCACCCTATTCCCTCCTGATGTCATCAGTAGCATCTTCTCTTCAGCTTGGTGGGTTCCGCCCTGCTGTGGCACAGCCTCAG CTTTGATAGGGCTGCTGTATCCATGTATAGACAGGCGTCTGGGGGAGCCTCATAAACTAAAGCGCGAGTGGTCCAGTGTGATGCGCTGTGTGGCTGTATTTGTTGGCATTAATCATGCCAGTGCT AAAGTGGACTTTGCGAATAATGTGCAGCTCTCTCTGACATTGGCCGCATTGTCAGTGGGTTTGTGGTGGACTTTTGATCGGTCTCGTAGTGGTTTTGGCCTTGGAGTTGCCATTGCACTGCTTGCAACTCttgccacacagctcctggtCTACAATGGAGTGTTTCA GTACACATCCCCAGACTTTCTGTACATCCGCTCTTGGCTACCCTGCATTTTCTTTGCTGGTGTGATAACCATGGGCAATATAGGACGACAACTTGCTCTT tATGAGTGTAAACTTGTTCAAGAAAAGACTCATCAGGACTAA